The sequence ACTTTAACCATCGGTACGCAGAAGGAGAGCCCTTTAACCGTGAGTACCAGGGCTGCCGTTTCATAGACCAAGTAGAGAGCCTCTGCATCGAGCTAGCCTCTAAGCTATTTAAGGCCAGGTTCGTAGACGTCCGGCCGATCTCAGGGGCCCTAGCTAACTTAGCGGTGTTCTTCGCCGCGGCTAAGCCCGGGGACTCTATGTTAAGCCTCTCCATACCCGAGGGGGGGCACGTAAGCTGTAGTGAAGTAGGCGCAGCTGGCTGTAGGGGGCTTAAGGTATACCCTCTACCTCTCAACCGCGAGGACATGACCATAGACCTCGACGCGCTAGCTAGGCTCATTGAGGACGCTAGCCCCAGGATCGTAACCCTCGGCGGGAGCTTAATCTTATTCCCCCACCCCGTGAGGGAGGTGAAGAAGCTAGCTGAGCCCCACGGCTGCCTCGTCCACTACGACGCAGCCCACGTGCTAGGCTTAATGATCGGAGGGGTCTTCCAAGACCCCCTCGCTGAGGGGGCGGACGTAGTGTCTGGCTCCACCCACAAGACGTTTCCAGGACCCCAGGGGGGGATACTGCTCTCTAACAATGAGCCGCTGTTTAGGAGGGTGAAGAAGGCGGTCTTCCCAGGCCTAGTCTCTAACCACCATCTCGCGAGGCTGGGGAGCTTGGCAGTGACCCTCGTGGAGATGGCTGTCTACGGGCGCGAGTACGCGCTTCAGATAGTTAAGAACGCTAAGTCCTTAGCTAAGTCCCTAAGGGACCATGGGTTCGAGGTGCTCGGCTCGCATAGGGGCTTTACTGAGAGCCACCAAGTAGCGCTGGACGTATCTAGCCTAGGTGGAGGGAGGGTAGTGTCTGAGAGGCTTGAGCAGGCCGACATTATCGTCAATAGGAACTTGCTTCCATCGGACACCTTAGAGAAGGTGCACGACCCATCGGGGATAAGGCTAGGCACCCAGGAGGTCACCAGGATGGGGATGAGGGAGGGGGAGATGGAGAGGGTGGCTGAGCTTATCTCGAGGCTGGTCCTCGAGGGTGAGGAGCCTGAGCTAGTGAAGCGCGATGTGCATAGTCTAGTCAGCGAGTTTAGCGCCGTGAAGTATAGCATAGACGAGCCTAGCTTAGTTAAGGAGGTCTTAGAGGAGCTCTTTCCTAGCTGCCTGAGGGCTTAAGCCTACGCTTCATGTACTCAACTAGCCCGCCGGCGGCGAGGATGTCGAGGAGCATTTGGGGCAGTGGCTTAAAGCCCTCCTCTCTCTTCTTCGATAAGTTCCTCACCACGCCCGCCCTTAAGTCCACCTCAGCCTCGTCCCCCTCGTCGAACATCTCCCTCGCCTTAGGGAGCGTGACTACGGGGAGCCCGATGTTGAAGGCGTTGCGGTAGAAGATCCTGGCGAACGACTCAGCTACTATCGCCTTAACCCCTGCGTACTTCAGCGCCACTGGGGCTTGCTCACGGCTAGAGCCGCACCCAAAGTTCCTGCCGGCCACTAGTATGCACCCTCCCTTCGCCTTCTCTGGGAAGCTGGCGTCTATCCCCTCCATGGCGTGCTTGGCGAGCTCCTCAGGATCTATGTATATGAGGTACTTGCCCGGGATGATGACGTCGGTGTCTACATTGTCCCCGTACTTCAGCACCTTCCCCCTAACTACCCAGCCTGAGTACCCTGAATACATCGTAGCTAGGAGGAGGGGGGCGCCTTTTTATCCTTATAGCCTCAGCGCGTAGGCATGCTTCACGTAGCCTACCAGGGGGGGAGCTCGAGCCCAGCTTTAAAGCGACGGTACGTGGCGTAGTCTATGTAGCGTAGGAAGGGGCTGCTAGCCTGCCACTCAACTGTGAACTTCTGCCTACGCCTCTTCTCAAGTATCAGCGGGGTGGTTATTAAGACGTAGGCGTCGCTACCAGCCCCAGACCCGTAGCTCACTAGGAGTATTCGCTGGTGGGGCTTGGCTTTGTCTAGTACAGCCGCGAGCCCGAGCGGGCTGGAGCTAGAGTAGGTGTTGCCGAACTTAGCTACGCGTAGCCCTGCTTCATACTGCTCCTCACGGAAGCCTAGGCTCTTAGCTACCTTGACTGGGAAGGTCGGGTTAGGCTGGTGGGTAATGAAGTAGTCGAAGTCCGACGGCTTATATCCATGCCTCCTCATTAAGCTCCTGGCAGCCTTCTCTATGTGCTTAAAGTAGGCCGG comes from Candidatus Nezhaarchaeota archaeon and encodes:
- a CDS encoding serine hydroxymethyltransferase encodes the protein MNVEEASSTVLRVVKATIGQEAWRRRSTLNLIASENCMSPLARALLASDFNHRYAEGEPFNREYQGCRFIDQVESLCIELASKLFKARFVDVRPISGALANLAVFFAAAKPGDSMLSLSIPEGGHVSCSEVGAAGCRGLKVYPLPLNREDMTIDLDALARLIEDASPRIVTLGGSLILFPHPVREVKKLAEPHGCLVHYDAAHVLGLMIGGVFQDPLAEGADVVSGSTHKTFPGPQGGILLSNNEPLFRRVKKAVFPGLVSNHHLARLGSLAVTLVEMAVYGREYALQIVKNAKSLAKSLRDHGFEVLGSHRGFTESHQVALDVSSLGGGRVVSERLEQADIIVNRNLLPSDTLEKVHDPSGIRLGTQEVTRMGMREGEMERVAELISRLVLEGEEPELVKRDVHSLVSEFSAVKYSIDEPSLVKEVLEELFPSCLRA
- a CDS encoding 3-isopropylmalate dehydratase small subunit; translation: MYSGYSGWVVRGKVLKYGDNVDTDVIIPGKYLIYIDPEELAKHAMEGIDASFPEKAKGGCILVAGRNFGCGSSREQAPVALKYAGVKAIVAESFARIFYRNAFNIGLPVVTLPKAREMFDEGDEAEVDLRAGVVRNLSKKREEGFKPLPQMLLDILAAGGLVEYMKRRLKPSGS